A single window of Selenomonas sputigena DNA harbors:
- the pth gene encoding aminoacyl-tRNA hydrolase produces the protein MKIIAGLGNPGAEYARTKHNVGFMLVDALAERLGVDAWREKFNALTAEGRIGAQKVLLVKPLTYMNESGRAVGPLLDWYKLTPEDLIVAHDDMDIAAGTIRLRRKGSAGGHNGIKSLLAHIGSEDFSRVRIGIGRPLPGWTVVKHVLAPFPADDAPKIQEAISYLLPAVECIVTDGIDMAMNRYNPRKKKAVKQEAHEKENAEKGSAVPQTERQEGEA, from the coding sequence ATGAAGATCATTGCCGGTCTCGGAAATCCCGGGGCGGAGTATGCACGTACGAAGCACAATGTCGGCTTTATGCTTGTCGACGCCTTGGCTGAAAGACTTGGTGTCGATGCTTGGCGTGAGAAGTTCAATGCGCTTACAGCCGAAGGGCGCATCGGCGCACAGAAGGTGCTGCTCGTCAAGCCTTTGACCTATATGAATGAAAGCGGACGAGCGGTAGGCCCTCTGCTCGATTGGTACAAGCTCACTCCTGAGGATTTGATCGTCGCGCACGACGACATGGACATCGCGGCAGGCACGATCCGTCTGCGGCGCAAGGGAAGTGCGGGCGGTCATAACGGTATCAAGTCGCTTCTCGCGCACATCGGTTCGGAGGACTTCTCGCGTGTGCGCATTGGCATCGGGCGTCCTTTGCCCGGCTGGACGGTCGTCAAACATGTGCTTGCGCCTTTTCCTGCAGACGACGCGCCGAAGATTCAAGAGGCGATTTCTTATTTATTGCCCGCCGTCGAGTGCATCGTGACGGATGGCATCGACATGGCGATGAATCGCTACAACCCGCGCAAGAAGAAGGCGGTAAAGCAGGAAGCGCATGAGAAGGAAAACGCAGAGAAAGGCAGCGCTGTACCGCAGACCGAGAGGCAGGAGGGCGAAGCATGA
- a CDS encoding C-GCAxxG-C-C family protein: MNHLEEAKLLRQEPGGRHYNCAQSLLVPFAAEIGMEKEAADALGVFFGAGMMHGSACGTLTAALMILGKAGKNKETAKKLVDDFLAAHGTTDCRCLLAAAEEKGIARKENCDGLVFDMCQKLAALLTETK, encoded by the coding sequence ATGAACCATCTGGAAGAGGCAAAACTTCTGCGACAAGAGCCGGGCGGCCGTCACTACAACTGCGCGCAGTCGCTCCTCGTTCCCTTCGCCGCCGAAATCGGCATGGAAAAGGAAGCAGCCGACGCTCTCGGCGTGTTCTTCGGCGCGGGCATGATGCACGGCTCCGCCTGCGGCACATTGACCGCCGCGCTGATGATCCTCGGCAAAGCGGGCAAGAACAAGGAAACGGCGAAGAAGCTTGTTGACGACTTCCTCGCCGCCCACGGCACGACGGACTGCCGATGTCTTCTCGCCGCCGCAGAAGAAAAAGGCATTGCACGCAAAGAAAACTGTGACGGACTTGTTTTTGACATGTGCCAAAAGCTTGCGGCACTTCTGACTGAAACAAAGTGA
- the mutY gene encoding A/G-specific adenine glycosylase, producing MAKRPQENILKNIETLDEIAEPLLRWFHSEKRALPWREEPTPYRVWVSEIMLQQTRVEAVKPYFERFVAALPDVRALARADEDTLMKLWEGLGYYSRARHLQSAARLICSDHGCKIPARFDDLLTLPGIGRYTAGAVASIAFGERRPAVDGNVLRVIMRLLACPADILKESTKRAVEEALIARLPKNVGDFNQALMELGALICLPRGAARCPSCPLERLCLAKEANLQAELPQKTPPKRRRTEKLTIFLLAKNDKIALKKRPSQGLLAGLWGFPAMEGHLKKKEAEEALQAIGLIPAKLHALPAAQHIFSHITWQMVGWHVELAETSSDEPSAATKSSPASTEAVESNARPASLCLHEATAPYDAQTKTPPLLWATAQEIADIYSVPAAYRSYFPYLQAPDGASS from the coding sequence ATGGCAAAAAGACCGCAGGAAAACATCTTGAAAAACATAGAAACTCTCGACGAGATCGCCGAGCCTCTCTTGCGCTGGTTTCATAGCGAAAAACGCGCACTGCCGTGGCGTGAGGAGCCTACGCCGTACCGCGTGTGGGTGTCCGAGATCATGCTGCAGCAGACGCGCGTCGAGGCGGTCAAACCGTACTTCGAACGCTTCGTCGCCGCGCTGCCCGACGTACGCGCTCTCGCCCGAGCCGACGAAGACACTCTGATGAAGCTCTGGGAAGGTCTCGGCTACTACAGCCGCGCGCGCCACCTGCAATCTGCCGCGCGTCTCATCTGCAGCGACCATGGCTGCAAGATTCCCGCGCGCTTCGACGACCTGCTCACTTTGCCCGGCATCGGCCGCTACACAGCAGGCGCCGTCGCCTCCATCGCCTTCGGCGAGCGCCGTCCTGCCGTCGACGGCAACGTGCTGCGTGTCATCATGCGCCTCCTCGCCTGCCCAGCCGACATCTTAAAGGAGAGCACGAAACGCGCTGTCGAGGAAGCACTGATCGCGCGTCTGCCCAAAAATGTTGGAGACTTCAACCAAGCCTTGATGGAGCTCGGCGCCCTCATCTGTCTGCCGCGCGGCGCCGCACGCTGTCCCTCCTGTCCTCTTGAACGCCTATGCCTCGCCAAGGAAGCCAATCTGCAGGCGGAATTGCCCCAAAAAACGCCGCCCAAAAGGCGGCGCACGGAAAAACTCACGATCTTCCTGCTGGCGAAAAACGATAAAATCGCCCTCAAAAAGCGTCCCTCACAAGGACTTCTCGCGGGGCTTTGGGGTTTCCCCGCCATGGAAGGACACCTCAAAAAGAAAGAAGCGGAGGAGGCGCTACAAGCCATCGGCCTTATCCCCGCAAAACTCCACGCGCTCCCCGCCGCACAGCACATCTTCTCCCATATCACATGGCAAATGGTCGGCTGGCACGTCGAACTGGCGGAAACGTCGAGCGATGAACCATCCGCTGCGACGAAATCCTCGCCTGCTTCAACCGAAGCCGTCGAGTCCAATGCACGCCCTGCCTCCCTGTGCCTCCACGAAGCCACCGCTCCCTACGATGCTCAGACAAAAACGCCACCGCTTCTCTGGGCGACGGCACAGGAAATCGCCGACATTTACAGCGTGCCTGCCGCCTACCGCAGCTACTTTCCTTATCTTCAAGCACCGGACGGGGCGTCGTCCTGA
- a CDS encoding HAD family hydrolase, which translates to MTKFIFDLDGTITKEETLPVIAKHFSMEEEIEKLTRQTVMGHVPFVESFIRRVFLLGKLPIDEIDALLEGVELHEPIVKFIRKNRAHCAIATGNLSCWVAKLVARIGCEAYCSEGKIENNRVVELMNIIKKETVVEKYRAAGHRVVFIGDGHNDVEAMRAADIAIASGLTHEPAQSVLSVADCLVRNEAELCSRLNQLLVNIVEPRKQDVLPK; encoded by the coding sequence ATGACAAAGTTTATTTTCGACCTCGACGGAACGATTACGAAGGAAGAGACGCTTCCTGTTATTGCCAAACATTTTTCGATGGAAGAAGAGATTGAAAAACTTACGCGGCAGACAGTCATGGGGCATGTCCCTTTTGTCGAATCATTCATTCGGCGCGTCTTCCTTCTTGGGAAGCTGCCGATCGATGAGATTGATGCACTTTTGGAGGGGGTGGAACTTCATGAGCCGATCGTGAAGTTCATTCGGAAGAATCGTGCGCATTGCGCTATCGCTACGGGAAATCTTTCGTGCTGGGTCGCGAAACTCGTCGCACGAATTGGCTGCGAAGCCTACTGCTCCGAGGGAAAGATAGAGAACAACCGAGTAGTAGAGCTTATGAATATCATAAAGAAAGAAACCGTCGTTGAAAAATATCGTGCCGCAGGGCATCGCGTCGTCTTCATTGGCGATGGTCATAACGATGTGGAGGCGATGCGTGCCGCGGACATTGCCATCGCCTCGGGATTGACGCATGAGCCGGCGCAGAGCGTCCTTTCTGTGGCGGACTGTCTTGTACGGAATGAGGCGGAGCTGTGCAGCCGGCTGAATCAGCTGCTGGTAAATATTGTAGAGCCGCGAAAGCAGGATGTTTTGCCGAAATAA